The Streptomyces phaeolivaceus genome has a window encoding:
- a CDS encoding ICP22 family protein has product MSDDIPVIPEEVPEFTGSLEQLDLGIAGVRSAGTSLRDSGSAIHTRFGGLSAYYKAPEAEALFATTAPVAAKGDEFATELETVASALDSYAAAVGPLKQKFDQLRQDAIAFRQRIEGDDEWRADGDLVEENNNRRSDINATYAAFQAAERDCYNKIVALVGGEALVVNDGSNKENMYGYRGEDLDNAGGLPWGDPVEESNPWYYIHEHVWDFAVGFVVDGVWGTIKGLGTLVGFNGWDAAGQAWVGLGKLATGILITAVPVVGAAYWLAPDDKLPSWLRDSRTAVVETGKALIAYDEWGKNPSRAAGAVTFNVLTTIFTGGAGGAVSGAGKAGAIAKAISFAGKAGKIVDPMTYLTKGIGATTVKISDVMASLRGITDGTHIKLGEGTYQIADPPNITDDLPAGLTPENSVRMETPKGEVVYLDTKTLVVHNADGTVRESLDTIKHEGTAAERGVDASRPEPELVGAGAKVGDGGTGAVGRVGDDGLPSATHETPGGTGGSHGGDGRTVTTGGGHAETPGGGHTETSGNSHTGPPAGGHGGTPGDNGTGTPHEPSDGATTPERANEPPPELTSQQKADHWDHLDEVESRSPDEFDQLQRDPDKNGGISEPSKDEARVGLDLSEQGRLPDDIQRPTEADRGEFYSPSADRYYDIKGVHSDWPPFNNVRDKSLPFKGAYDPAKNERWVKKLAEQIVEKQRVVILDMRNANQAAIDDIKSIVEKNGWEDDVIWYP; this is encoded by the coding sequence GTGAGCGACGACATCCCCGTCATCCCGGAGGAGGTCCCCGAGTTCACCGGCAGTCTGGAGCAACTGGACCTGGGCATCGCGGGCGTCCGCTCGGCCGGCACCTCCCTGAGGGACTCGGGCTCGGCGATCCACACCCGCTTCGGCGGCCTCTCCGCGTACTACAAGGCACCGGAGGCGGAGGCGCTGTTCGCGACGACCGCGCCGGTGGCGGCCAAGGGCGACGAGTTCGCGACGGAACTGGAGACGGTGGCCTCGGCACTGGATTCGTACGCCGCCGCCGTCGGCCCGCTCAAGCAGAAGTTCGACCAGCTCCGCCAGGACGCGATCGCCTTCCGCCAGAGGATCGAGGGCGACGACGAGTGGCGCGCGGACGGCGACCTCGTCGAGGAGAACAACAACCGCCGCTCGGACATCAACGCCACGTACGCCGCGTTCCAGGCCGCCGAACGCGACTGCTACAACAAGATCGTCGCGCTGGTCGGCGGCGAGGCACTGGTCGTCAACGACGGCTCGAACAAAGAGAACATGTACGGCTACCGGGGCGAGGACCTCGACAACGCCGGTGGTCTGCCGTGGGGTGACCCGGTCGAGGAGTCCAACCCCTGGTACTACATCCACGAGCATGTCTGGGACTTCGCGGTCGGCTTCGTCGTCGACGGCGTGTGGGGCACGATCAAGGGCCTGGGCACGCTGGTCGGCTTCAACGGCTGGGACGCGGCCGGCCAGGCCTGGGTGGGCCTCGGCAAACTCGCGACCGGCATCCTCATCACCGCCGTCCCCGTCGTCGGCGCCGCCTACTGGCTGGCCCCCGACGACAAACTCCCCTCCTGGCTCCGCGACTCCCGCACCGCGGTCGTGGAAACCGGCAAGGCACTCATCGCCTACGACGAGTGGGGCAAGAACCCGTCGCGGGCGGCGGGGGCAGTGACGTTCAACGTCCTCACGACCATCTTCACGGGCGGCGCGGGCGGTGCCGTCTCGGGCGCGGGCAAGGCGGGCGCCATCGCCAAGGCGATCTCCTTCGCGGGCAAGGCCGGCAAGATCGTCGACCCGATGACGTACCTCACCAAGGGCATCGGTGCCACGACGGTCAAGATCAGCGACGTCATGGCGAGCCTGCGCGGCATCACCGACGGCACCCACATCAAGCTCGGCGAGGGCACGTACCAGATCGCCGACCCCCCGAACATCACGGACGACCTTCCGGCGGGCCTCACCCCCGAGAACTCCGTCCGCATGGAGACCCCCAAGGGCGAGGTCGTCTACCTCGACACCAAGACCCTCGTCGTCCACAACGCCGACGGCACGGTCCGCGAGTCCCTGGACACCATCAAGCACGAGGGGACGGCCGCCGAGCGCGGCGTCGACGCCTCCCGCCCCGAGCCGGAGCTGGTGGGCGCCGGCGCGAAGGTGGGCGACGGCGGCACGGGGGCTGTGGGGCGGGTCGGGGACGACGGCCTGCCGTCCGCGACGCATGAGACACCGGGTGGCACCGGAGGGTCGCACGGCGGCGACGGTCGGACCGTGACCACCGGGGGCGGGCACGCCGAAACGCCGGGCGGCGGTCACACAGAGACCTCGGGCAACAGCCACACCGGGCCCCCCGCCGGCGGACACGGCGGAACCCCGGGCGACAACGGCACCGGGACCCCGCACGAGCCGTCGGACGGGGCAACGACCCCCGAGCGCGCCAATGAACCGCCGCCGGAGCTCACCTCTCAGCAGAAGGCGGACCACTGGGACCACCTCGACGAGGTCGAGTCCCGGAGCCCTGATGAGTTCGACCAGTTGCAGCGGGACCCCGACAAGAACGGTGGCATCTCCGAGCCGTCCAAGGACGAGGCCCGGGTCGGCCTGGACCTCAGTGAGCAGGGCCGTCTCCCGGACGACATCCAGCGCCCGACGGAGGCGGACCGAGGCGAGTTCTACTCACCGAGTGCCGACCGGTACTACGACATCAAGGGCGTCCACTCCGACTGGCCCCCCTTCAACAATGTGCGTGACAAGTCCCTACCGTTCAAGGGAGCTTATGACCCTGCCAAGAACGAACGCTGGGTCAAGAAGCTGGCAGAACAGATCGTCGAAAAGCAGCGCGTCGTTATCCTGGACATGCGCAATGCGAATCAGGCGGCGATCGACGACATCAAGTCCATCGTCGAGAAGAATGGCTGGGAAGACGATGTCATCTGGTACCCGTAG
- a CDS encoding pentapeptide repeat-containing protein, which produces MAGKTMSSGTRRNWAPRALPADPQATARLREWLQSGAEGKLDVIGLDLSNSDLSGGNFSESWFSDAKLVGAKLAGADFYRSDAEGADFSGADLTQASLVRVNFDDAVLRGTVLDGADLVKASLYDVDATAASLRGARILGASLIGVDFRGADLSHAVLQENSFKVTVDHLTKVEGLSGTVFGPVQAMDDQGVSREIGGAELERWVSERGGSLQVLPVPGGTRDA; this is translated from the coding sequence ATGGCTGGGAAGACGATGTCATCTGGTACCCGTAGGAACTGGGCGCCCCGCGCGCTTCCCGCAGACCCTCAGGCAACAGCCCGTCTACGGGAGTGGCTCCAGTCCGGAGCCGAAGGGAAACTCGACGTCATCGGACTCGACCTGAGCAATTCGGACCTGTCGGGCGGGAACTTCTCGGAATCCTGGTTCAGTGACGCGAAACTCGTCGGCGCCAAACTGGCGGGAGCCGACTTCTACCGCTCCGATGCGGAAGGCGCCGACTTCTCCGGGGCTGATCTGACGCAGGCCTCACTGGTCCGCGTCAATTTCGACGACGCCGTTCTCCGGGGCACGGTCCTGGACGGCGCGGATCTGGTCAAGGCCTCGCTCTACGACGTCGACGCAACGGCCGCCTCCTTGCGCGGCGCACGCATCCTGGGCGCTTCCCTGATCGGCGTCGATTTCCGTGGGGCGGACCTCTCTCATGCGGTTCTGCAAGAGAATTCCTTCAAAGTGACCGTCGACCACCTCACCAAGGTCGAGGGCCTTTCGGGAACCGTCTTCGGACCCGTCCAGGCAATGGACGACCAGGGTGTGAGCCGCGAGATCGGCGGCGCCGAGCTGGAGCGATGGGTGAGCGAACGCGGCGGTTCCCTCCAGGTGCTTCCCGTCCCCGGCGGAACGCGGGACGCGTGA
- a CDS encoding ATP-binding protein, translating to MPKYALNCPPLDTTPRIARDFVASVLRALRLDALVDDAVLCTSELVTNSCRHAKSSGAHLLLMTTPEGPVRVTVYDDDRTLPSLLQGYDGVSGRGLWIVDTVTEGRWGTEALGASGKGVWFEVGKG from the coding sequence ATGCCCAAATACGCCCTCAACTGCCCTCCCCTGGACACCACTCCCCGTATCGCCCGCGACTTCGTCGCCTCCGTCCTGCGTGCCCTGCGGCTCGACGCGCTCGTGGACGACGCCGTGCTGTGCACCTCGGAGCTGGTCACCAACTCCTGTCGGCACGCCAAGAGTTCCGGCGCCCATTTACTGCTGATGACCACCCCGGAGGGCCCCGTACGGGTGACGGTCTACGACGACGACCGCACCCTCCCGTCCCTCCTCCAGGGCTACGACGGCGTGTCCGGCCGGGGCCTGTGGATCGTGGACACCGTCACGGAGGGCCGCTGGGGGACGGAGGCACTCGGGGCTTCGGGGAAGGGGGTGTGGTTCGAGGTGGGGAAGGGGTAG
- a CDS encoding helix-turn-helix domain-containing protein: MPLRSNPTARQQRLGAEVRGIRERAGLTARAAAEFLGSSPMHQSHVETGRAGISSERIRRLAAHCAIDDTAYVDALVDMASERGKGWWAEYRGSIAPQGRDLAECEHHATRLRTFQVVHVPGLLQTEDHMRAMFDYASPDLTKEDVDTFVAFRLQRQRILADRPYEAVVHEAALRIRVGGSSTNRRQLEQILERSELANVSVRVLPFDTDDFAGNGYSLLYLHGAVPQLDTVQIDTAHRGEFFGTESHLLQYRRRYERVLATALPPTESRDLIARFARDL, encoded by the coding sequence ATGCCGCTAAGGAGCAACCCGACGGCCCGACAGCAGCGCCTGGGCGCCGAGGTTCGCGGGATACGTGAGCGAGCCGGGCTCACCGCCCGAGCCGCCGCCGAGTTCCTCGGTTCGAGCCCGATGCACCAGAGCCACGTGGAGACCGGCCGCGCCGGGATCAGCAGCGAACGCATCCGCCGACTGGCAGCCCACTGCGCGATCGACGACACGGCTTACGTCGACGCCTTGGTGGACATGGCGAGCGAGCGGGGCAAGGGGTGGTGGGCGGAGTACCGGGGCAGCATTGCTCCGCAAGGGCGCGACCTGGCGGAGTGCGAGCATCACGCCACCCGTCTCCGTACCTTCCAAGTGGTCCACGTTCCTGGCCTGTTGCAGACCGAGGATCACATGAGGGCCATGTTCGACTACGCGTCGCCGGACTTGACGAAGGAGGACGTGGACACCTTTGTCGCGTTCCGCCTGCAACGGCAGCGGATCCTCGCCGACAGGCCGTACGAAGCGGTCGTCCACGAGGCGGCCCTCCGCATCCGGGTGGGCGGCAGCAGCACGAACCGACGGCAGCTGGAGCAGATCCTCGAACGGTCCGAACTGGCCAACGTGTCCGTACGTGTCCTGCCCTTCGACACCGACGACTTCGCCGGTAACGGGTACTCTCTGCTCTATCTGCACGGAGCCGTCCCCCAGTTGGACACCGTCCAGATCGACACGGCCCATCGCGGGGAGTTCTTCGGAACCGAGTCGCACCTGTTGCAGTATCGGCGGCGCTATGAGCGAGTGTTGGCCACGGCTCTCCCACCCACGGAGTCCCGTGACCTCATCGCTCGGTTCGCCCGCGATCTGTGA
- a CDS encoding DUF397 domain-containing protein: MRGPQHWQKSSFSGSDSGDDCVELAPTPTSIRIRESDHPAAVLTTTPTPLHALLTTLKAGTLDRS, from the coding sequence ATGCGCGGCCCTCAGCACTGGCAGAAGTCGTCCTTCTCCGGCTCCGATTCCGGCGACGACTGCGTCGAACTCGCCCCCACCCCCACCTCCATACGCATCCGCGAAAGCGACCACCCCGCTGCCGTGCTCACCACCACCCCCACCCCCCTCCACGCCCTCCTCACCACCCTCAAAGCAGGCACCCTTGACCGCAGTTGA
- a CDS encoding ADP-ribosylglycohydrolase family protein, with product MTAVDPQRALGAILGSAVGDALGAPFEFGPEGAFSARFPGTGHGGEMCGGGGWDPGEATDDTQMAVLVGESLVEHERLQLPDVFARFQRWAAAGPKDIGIQTEDVLTSGDDWDLAAAIHFQVNLRAAGNGALMRAATSAVYFAKDGRARSMDAARHLSALTHGDPAAWEGTAVFHELVRVALTGGDPLTALPETLAALHPDHRPRYDTVLAPDWHPDDATEFNGAVWPCLGSAVWAVRTTDDYEGAVRAAVDLGGDTDTVAAVTGGLAGAVYGAAAIPERWLEPLHVPLPGFGDRVLRAPELTDLARRLAD from the coding sequence TTGACCGCAGTTGACCCGCAGCGGGCCCTCGGCGCGATCCTCGGCTCCGCCGTGGGGGACGCGCTCGGCGCGCCGTTCGAGTTCGGGCCCGAGGGGGCGTTCTCCGCGCGCTTCCCCGGGACCGGGCACGGTGGGGAGATGTGCGGGGGCGGCGGCTGGGACCCGGGGGAGGCGACCGACGACACGCAGATGGCCGTGCTCGTCGGGGAGTCGCTCGTCGAGCACGAACGGCTCCAACTGCCCGACGTGTTCGCACGGTTCCAGCGCTGGGCCGCCGCCGGCCCCAAGGACATCGGCATCCAGACCGAGGACGTCCTCACCAGCGGTGACGACTGGGACCTCGCCGCCGCCATCCACTTCCAGGTCAATCTACGAGCCGCAGGCAACGGCGCGTTGATGCGGGCCGCCACGTCCGCCGTGTACTTCGCGAAGGACGGGCGGGCCCGCAGCATGGACGCGGCCCGCCACCTCTCCGCCCTCACCCACGGCGACCCCGCGGCCTGGGAAGGCACCGCCGTCTTCCACGAACTGGTCCGGGTCGCGCTGACCGGCGGCGACCCGCTCACCGCGCTGCCCGAGACCCTGGCCGCGCTCCACCCCGACCACCGCCCCCGGTACGACACCGTCCTCGCCCCCGACTGGCACCCGGACGACGCCACGGAGTTCAACGGCGCCGTCTGGCCCTGCCTCGGCTCCGCCGTCTGGGCCGTACGCACGACCGACGACTACGAGGGCGCCGTACGCGCGGCCGTCGACCTCGGCGGCGACACGGACACGGTCGCCGCCGTGACCGGAGGGCTCGCGGGGGCGGTGTACGGGGCCGCCGCGATCCCGGAACGATGGCTGGAGCCGCTGCACGTACCGCTCCCCGGATTCGGGGACCGGGTCCTCAGAGCCCCCGAACTCACCGACCTGGCCCGACGACTGGCCGACTAG
- a CDS encoding GNAT family N-acetyltransferase — protein sequence MPDIQPLRTDHAPALLTFEQENRAYFAASIPDRGDDYFARFDEHLRDRLAEQAAGDCYFHVLVGAEDEVLGRINLVDVADGGAELGYRIAERAAGRGLATWAVRELCHLAAHRYGLTVLRAGTTLDNAASRAVLTRTGFTVVGERQFSGRPGLSYLRNLTQHPR from the coding sequence ATGCCCGACATACAACCGCTCCGGACCGACCACGCCCCCGCCCTGCTCACCTTCGAGCAGGAGAACCGGGCCTACTTCGCCGCGTCCATCCCCGACCGGGGCGACGACTACTTCGCCCGGTTCGACGAGCACCTCCGGGACCGGCTCGCCGAACAGGCCGCCGGTGACTGCTACTTCCACGTGCTGGTCGGCGCCGAGGACGAGGTGCTGGGGCGGATCAATCTCGTGGACGTGGCGGACGGCGGCGCCGAACTCGGCTATCGCATCGCGGAACGCGCCGCGGGCCGGGGGCTGGCCACCTGGGCCGTGCGGGAGTTGTGCCACCTCGCCGCGCACCGCTACGGGCTGACCGTCCTGCGCGCCGGGACCACCCTCGACAACGCGGCATCACGAGCCGTGCTGACCCGCACGGGGTTCACCGTCGTCGGCGAGAGGCAGTTCTCCGGCCGCCCCGGCCTCTCCTACCTCCGCAACCTCACGCAGCACCCCCGCTGA
- a CDS encoding TetR/AcrR family transcriptional regulator has translation MTTNAGPDRTPPRRRAPAGAAVLREDVTEAIRAAVFEELAAVGYARMSIEGIARRAGVGKTAVYRRWRSKLHLVLDLVSAVAVQGLPAPDTGSLEGDLRLLYEVTSRALRHPVAGQIIPDLQAEAARNPEIAEAMQKALREGQQSVATGIVAAAVARGEVRDGVDEDLALDVISGPLYWRSVVVRAPRLPKGYLESLTRATAGALRAL, from the coding sequence ATGACGACGAACGCCGGCCCGGATCGGACCCCACCGCGCCGCCGGGCGCCCGCCGGGGCGGCCGTGCTCCGGGAGGACGTGACCGAGGCGATCCGGGCGGCGGTCTTCGAGGAACTCGCGGCCGTCGGCTACGCCCGGATGTCCATCGAGGGGATCGCGCGCCGGGCGGGTGTCGGCAAGACGGCGGTGTACCGGCGCTGGCGCTCCAAGCTGCACCTGGTGCTGGACCTGGTCTCGGCGGTAGCGGTCCAGGGCCTGCCGGCGCCCGACACGGGTTCCCTGGAGGGTGACCTCCGGCTGCTCTACGAGGTCACGTCCCGCGCCCTGCGCCACCCCGTCGCCGGGCAGATCATCCCCGACCTCCAGGCCGAGGCCGCCCGTAACCCGGAGATCGCCGAGGCCATGCAGAAGGCGTTGCGGGAGGGGCAGCAGAGCGTCGCCACGGGGATCGTCGCGGCGGCGGTCGCGCGCGGCGAGGTCCGGGACGGCGTGGACGAGGATCTGGCCCTGGATGTGATCTCCGGGCCGCTGTACTGGCGGTCGGTGGTGGTGCGGGCACCGAGGCTGCCGAAGGGGTATCTGGAGAGCTTGACCCGGGCTACGGCGGGGGCGTTGCGGGCGTTGTAG
- a CDS encoding ABC transporter permease translates to MSQVLHTPPPTTADTPQAAQATQATRSARAAETPARLAERYGLSVSGARPSLGAYVRQLWARRHFITAFATAKLTAQYSQAKLGQVWQIANPLLNAAVYYLIFGLLMGTKKGVPDYVPFLVTGVFVWTFTQSSIMAGTRAISGSLGLVRALHFPRASLPLSYCLQQLQQLLFSMAALVVILLAFGVPVAMSWLLIVPALTLQFVFNAGVAMVMARIGAKTPDISQLMPFVLRTWMYASGVMFSMDHILADRDMPAVVHLLLELNPAAVYIDLMRFALIDSFHAGQLPSHVWAIAAGWALVAGVGGFIYFWKAEETYGRG, encoded by the coding sequence GTGAGCCAGGTCCTCCACACACCGCCCCCGACCACGGCGGACACCCCCCAAGCCGCCCAAGCGACGCAGGCCACCCGGTCCGCCCGTGCCGCCGAGACCCCGGCCCGGCTCGCCGAGCGGTACGGCCTCAGCGTCAGCGGGGCCCGCCCCTCGCTCGGCGCGTACGTACGGCAGCTGTGGGCCCGGCGGCACTTCATCACCGCCTTCGCCACGGCGAAGCTGACCGCCCAGTACAGCCAGGCGAAGCTGGGCCAGGTCTGGCAGATCGCGAACCCGCTGCTCAACGCGGCGGTCTACTACCTGATCTTCGGTCTGCTGATGGGCACCAAGAAGGGCGTCCCGGACTACGTCCCGTTCCTGGTGACCGGTGTGTTCGTGTGGACCTTCACCCAGAGCTCGATCATGGCGGGCACCCGGGCCATATCGGGCAGCCTCGGCCTGGTCCGGGCCCTGCACTTCCCCCGGGCCTCACTGCCGCTGTCGTACTGCCTGCAACAGCTCCAGCAGCTGCTGTTCTCCATGGCCGCGCTGGTCGTGATCCTGCTGGCCTTCGGTGTGCCGGTCGCCATGTCCTGGCTGCTGATCGTCCCCGCGCTGACGCTCCAGTTCGTGTTCAACGCGGGCGTCGCGATGGTGATGGCACGGATCGGCGCCAAGACCCCCGACATCTCGCAGCTGATGCCGTTCGTGCTGCGTACGTGGATGTACGCGTCCGGCGTGATGTTCAGCATGGACCACATCCTGGCCGACCGGGACATGCCGGCCGTCGTGCACCTCCTGCTGGAGCTGAACCCGGCCGCCGTCTACATCGACCTCATGCGTTTCGCGCTGATCGACAGCTTCCACGCGGGCCAACTGCCCTCCCACGTCTGGGCGATCGCCGCGGGCTGGGCGCTCGTCGCGGGCGTCGGCGGGTTCATCTACTTCTGGAAGGCTGAGGAGACGTACGGCCGTGGCTGA
- a CDS encoding ABC transporter ATP-binding protein gives MADITITPTSTSTSTSTVPGTRQAADQAAAPAEPIPTVVVDSVDIVYRVNGTGAGRGTATAALNRILRRKKSEQAAGVRKVHAVRNVSFTAYRGEAIGLIGTNGSGKSTLLKAVAGLLPVENGRIYTDGQPSLLGVNAALMNDLTGERNVHLGGLAMGMSREQVKERYEEIVDFSGINEKGDFITLPMRTYSSGMAARLRFSIAAAKDHDVLLIDEALATGDRSFQKRSEARIRELRKHAGTVFLVSHNNKSIRDTCDRVLWLERGELRLDGPTDEVLKEYEKFTGGKK, from the coding sequence GTGGCTGACATCACCATCACCCCCACCTCCACCTCCACCTCCACCTCCACCGTTCCGGGCACACGGCAGGCAGCCGACCAGGCCGCCGCCCCTGCCGAGCCGATCCCCACCGTCGTCGTCGACTCCGTCGACATCGTCTACCGCGTCAACGGCACCGGTGCCGGGCGCGGCACCGCCACCGCCGCGCTCAACCGCATCCTGCGGCGGAAGAAGTCCGAGCAGGCGGCCGGTGTCCGCAAGGTGCACGCCGTACGGAACGTCTCCTTCACCGCGTACCGGGGCGAGGCGATCGGGCTGATCGGGACGAACGGCTCCGGGAAGTCGACCCTCCTCAAGGCCGTCGCCGGACTCCTCCCCGTCGAGAACGGCCGTATCTACACCGACGGCCAGCCGTCCCTGCTCGGCGTCAACGCGGCCCTGATGAACGACCTGACCGGCGAACGCAACGTCCACCTCGGCGGGCTCGCCATGGGCATGTCCCGGGAGCAGGTGAAGGAGCGGTACGAGGAGATCGTCGACTTCTCCGGCATCAACGAGAAGGGGGACTTCATCACGCTCCCCATGCGCACGTACTCCTCCGGTATGGCGGCCCGGCTGCGGTTCTCCATCGCCGCCGCCAAGGACCACGACGTGCTCCTCATCGACGAGGCCCTCGCCACCGGCGACCGCTCCTTCCAGAAGCGGTCCGAGGCGCGCATCCGCGAGCTGCGGAAGCACGCCGGCACGGTGTTCCTCGTCAGCCACAACAACAAGTCGATCCGGGACACCTGCGACCGGGTGCTGTGGCTGGAGCGCGGGGAACTCCGTCTGGACGGGCCCACGGACGAGGTGCTGAAGGAGTACGAGAAGTTCACCGGCGGGAAGAAGTAA
- a CDS encoding serine/threonine-protein kinase produces the protein MRGVVPEPLRRDDPREIAGYPLYARIGEGGMGTVYLSRSRGGQPVALKLVRQEYADSPAFRERFAREVAAGRRVSGYHLVPIVDHDADAGRPWLATHYVPGIPLDQALETHGPLPVPTVLQLLACAAYALDAVHTAGVIHRDVKPGNLLLAADGPWLLDFGIARAAGAATLTTAGRLIGTPRHMSPEHALGRRVTSASDVFALGLIAAVAATGHHPYGRGNPLAIATRIAATDVAPPALDGIDRPLVDVVRRCLTADPDSRPSAAAVAEHCAGSARRDVRDFTAWLPGPVATSVTLIETAFRTLSLTEAPTTRRAPLPPTAPITVRDEEWRRRVRRDP, from the coding sequence ATGCGCGGGGTGGTACCTGAGCCGCTGCGGAGGGACGATCCGCGCGAGATCGCCGGGTATCCGCTGTACGCCCGGATCGGCGAGGGCGGCATGGGGACCGTCTATCTCTCCCGCAGCCGGGGCGGCCAGCCGGTCGCGCTGAAGCTGGTCCGGCAGGAGTACGCCGACAGCCCCGCCTTCCGTGAGCGGTTCGCCCGCGAGGTGGCCGCCGGGCGCCGGGTCTCCGGCTACCACCTGGTGCCGATAGTCGACCACGACGCCGATGCCGGGCGCCCCTGGCTGGCCACGCACTACGTCCCGGGCATCCCCCTCGACCAGGCCCTGGAGACACACGGCCCGCTCCCCGTCCCGACCGTCCTGCAACTGCTGGCCTGCGCCGCGTACGCGCTGGACGCCGTGCACACCGCCGGGGTCATCCACCGCGACGTGAAGCCGGGCAACCTGCTGCTCGCCGCGGACGGGCCCTGGCTGCTCGACTTCGGCATCGCGCGGGCGGCGGGCGCGGCCACCCTCACCACCGCCGGACGCCTCATCGGCACCCCGCGCCACATGTCCCCCGAGCACGCCCTCGGCCGCCGGGTGACCTCCGCGTCCGACGTGTTCGCGCTGGGCCTGATCGCCGCGGTCGCCGCGACGGGACACCATCCGTACGGCCGGGGCAACCCGCTGGCCATCGCGACGCGGATCGCCGCCACGGACGTCGCGCCGCCCGCGCTGGACGGTATCGACCGCCCCCTCGTGGACGTGGTCCGCCGCTGCCTCACCGCCGACCCGGACTCCCGGCCCTCGGCCGCCGCCGTCGCCGAACACTGCGCGGGATCGGCCCGCCGGGACGTCCGCGACTTCACCGCGTGGCTGCCGGGGCCGGTCGCCACGTCGGTGACGCTCATCGAAACGGCCTTCCGCACGCTGTCCCTGACCGAGGCCCCCACGACGCGCCGCGCCCCGCTCCCGCCCACGGCCCCGATCACGGTCCGCGACGAGGAGTGGCGCCGCCGGGTCCGCCGAGACCCTTAG